Proteins from a genomic interval of Streptomyces sp. NBC_00820:
- the hutH gene encoding histidine ammonia-lyase — MHTVVVGTSGVTASDVLAVARGGARVELSAEAVAALAAAREIVDALAAKPDPVYGVSTGFGALATRHISQELRGRLQRNIVRSHAAGMGPRVEREVVRALMFLRLKTVCSGHTGVRPEVAQTMADVLNAGITPVVHEYGSLGCSGDLAPLSHCALALMGEGDAEGPDGVVRPAGELLAEHGIRPVELREKEGLALLNGTDGMLGMLVMALADLDTLYKSADVTAALSLEALLGTDKVLAPELHAIRPHPGQGAAAANMLAVLKGSQLTGHHQDDAPRVQDAYSVRCAPQVAGAGRDTMAHARLVAERELAAAVDNPVVLPDGRVESNGNFHGAPVAYVLDFLAIAAADLGSIAERRTDRLLDKNRSHGLPPFLADDAGVDSGLMIAQYTQAALVSEMKRLAVPASADSIPSSAMQEDHVSMGWSAARKLRTAVDNLTRIIAIELYAATRAIELREGLAPAPASRAVIDAVRAAGVEGPGPDRFLAPDLAAADAFVRAGHLVTATETVTGPLR; from the coding sequence ATGCACACTGTGGTGGTGGGGACGTCCGGGGTCACCGCGTCCGACGTTCTGGCCGTGGCGCGCGGCGGCGCGCGCGTCGAGCTGTCGGCCGAGGCGGTGGCGGCCCTCGCGGCGGCACGGGAGATCGTGGACGCGCTCGCGGCCAAGCCGGACCCGGTCTACGGCGTCTCCACGGGCTTCGGAGCCCTGGCGACCCGGCACATCAGCCAGGAGCTGCGCGGCCGCCTGCAGCGCAACATCGTCCGCTCGCACGCCGCCGGCATGGGCCCGCGGGTCGAGCGGGAGGTCGTACGGGCCCTGATGTTCCTGCGGCTGAAGACCGTCTGCTCCGGACACACCGGCGTGCGGCCCGAGGTCGCGCAGACCATGGCCGACGTGCTGAACGCCGGCATCACCCCGGTCGTGCACGAGTACGGCTCCCTCGGCTGCTCCGGCGACCTCGCCCCGCTCTCCCACTGCGCCCTCGCGCTCATGGGCGAGGGGGACGCGGAGGGCCCCGACGGCGTCGTACGGCCCGCCGGCGAGCTGCTCGCCGAGCACGGCATCCGGCCGGTCGAGCTGCGCGAGAAGGAGGGCCTCGCCCTGCTCAACGGCACCGACGGCATGCTCGGCATGCTGGTCATGGCCCTCGCCGACCTCGACACCCTCTACAAGTCCGCCGACGTCACCGCCGCCCTCAGCCTGGAGGCGCTCCTCGGCACGGACAAGGTGCTCGCCCCCGAGCTGCACGCCATCCGCCCGCACCCGGGCCAGGGCGCGGCCGCCGCCAACATGCTCGCCGTGCTCAAGGGCTCCCAGCTCACCGGGCACCACCAGGACGACGCGCCCCGCGTCCAGGACGCCTACTCGGTGCGCTGCGCCCCGCAGGTCGCCGGCGCGGGCCGCGACACCATGGCGCACGCCCGCCTGGTCGCCGAGCGCGAGCTGGCCGCCGCCGTCGACAACCCCGTGGTCCTGCCCGACGGACGCGTGGAGTCCAACGGCAACTTCCACGGCGCCCCGGTCGCCTACGTCCTGGACTTCCTGGCCATCGCCGCCGCCGACCTCGGCTCCATCGCCGAGCGCCGCACCGACCGGCTGCTGGACAAGAACCGCAGCCACGGCCTGCCGCCGTTCCTCGCGGACGACGCCGGCGTCGACTCGGGCCTGATGATCGCCCAGTACACGCAGGCCGCCCTGGTCAGCGAGATGAAGCGGCTCGCCGTGCCGGCCTCCGCCGACTCCATCCCGTCCTCCGCCATGCAGGAGGACCACGTCTCCATGGGCTGGTCGGCCGCGCGCAAGCTGCGCACCGCCGTCGACAACCTCACCCGGATCATCGCCATCGAGCTGTACGCGGCCACCCGCGCCATCGAGCTGCGCGAGGGTCTGGCGCCGGCGCCCGCCTCCCGGGCCGTGATCGACGCCGTGCGCGCCGCGG